The proteins below come from a single Triticum aestivum cultivar Chinese Spring chromosome 5D, IWGSC CS RefSeq v2.1, whole genome shotgun sequence genomic window:
- the LOC123124192 gene encoding 40S ribosomal protein S20-like, which translates to MATEPAYAPPTKSGKVGFEGPQEVLHRVRITLSSNNVKNLEKVCSDLVKRAKEQPLRVRGPVRMPPKVLNITTRKSPCGEGTNTWDRFQMRVHKRVIDIISSPDIIKQITSITLEPSVEVEVTISQ; encoded by the exons ATGGCGACCGAGCCGGCGTACGCGCCGCCGACCAAGTCCGGCAAGGTGGGCTTCGAGGGCCCGCAGGAGGTGCTGCACAGGGTCCGCATTACCCTCTCGTCCAATAACGTCAAGAACCTCGAGAAGG TGTGCTCCGATCTGGTGAAGCGCGCCAAGGAGCAGCCGCTCAGGGTCAGGGGGCCCGTCAGGATGCCCCCCAAGGTGCTCAACATCACCACCAGGAAGTCCCCCTGTGGAGAAG GTACCAACACCTGGGATCGGTTTCAGATGCGGGTGCACAAGAGGGTGATCGACATCATCAGCTCCCCGGACATCATCAAGCAGATCACCTCCATCACCCTCGAGCCCAGCGTCGAGGTCGAGGTGACCATCAGCCAGTAG